Within the Candidatus Krumholzibacteriia bacterium genome, the region CTTCGAGCAACTGAAGCAGGTTCGTGCCGGTCACGCCCTTCATGCTCGCAGCCTTCGCAAAATAGTTACGGAAGGGCTTTTCCAGCACACCGTAGAGGTAGCGGAGCTTCTGTTTCTCCGTAAGCTGGATACCGTACTCGGAGACCTTCCTGCGGCGACCCCGCCCGTGCTGTCCCGGCGGATAGGGTCTGCGTTCCAGAGCCTTGTAATCATCGAAGATGCTCTCTCCGAAGCGTCGGCTCAATTTCCATCTCGGACCGTGGTAACGGGCCATCGATCGTCCTCCTCTTGGATTCCTTGCCTCTTGGCGGCTAAATTAGTTCCTGCGCCGCTTCGTGGGGCGGCAACCGTTGTGCGGCATACTGGTCTTGTCCCGGATTCCGGTGACCTCAATCCCGGTCGCGTGAACCGAGCGAATCGCGGCTTCCCTGCCTGGCCCGGGGCCCTTCAGATGAATCTCGCAACTGCGAAGCCCTGCGTTCATCGCTTCGCGAACCACTTTCTCGGCAGCGAGCTGTGCGGCAAAGGGAGTACTCTTGCGACTTCCCTTGAAACCTGCGGTTCCAGAACTGGCCCAGGCCTGCACTTCTCCCTTGCGGTTTGTCACCGTAATGATGGTGTTGTTGAAACTGGACTTGATGTGAACCACGCCCACCGGATCAATCTTCAGTTTTTTGGAAGACCTGTTAGGTCCAGCCATTTCTTCCTCCTCAGAATTTCAAACGGGCAATTGCCCTAAACCCTGCTTCCCCTCAGGAAAACGAAACTACTTCTTTTTGCCGCCCGGGCGAGCCTTGGGGCCCTTGCGCGTGCGTGCATTTGTTTTGGTGCGCTGCCCGCGCGCCGGAAGTCCCTTGCGGTGCCGAAGGCCACGATAGCAACCGATGTCCATCAGTCGCTTGATGCTCATGGAGTTCTCGGTCCGAAGAGTTCCCTCCGTCTTGTATTCGGGCTTGTTGATCTCATCGCGGAGCAGGGCATTCTGTTCCTCGGTCAGATCCTTCACCCGGATGCTCTCGTCGATTCCCGTCGCCGACAGAATCGACTCACTGGTCGAGCGTCCAACCCCGAAAATGTAGGTCAGGGCAACCACGATCCGTTTCTGAGCGGGCAGGTCTACACCTTGAATTCGAGCCAACTTATTCCTCCATCAACCTTGGCGTTGCTTGTGCCGCGGATTTTTCTTGCAGATGATACGCACAATCCCCTTGCGGCGAATCACCTTGCAGCTGTCACAAATCGGTTTCACTGAGGCACGTACTTTCATCATTTACCCCGTTGTTCACCGGAGATCCGGTGCTCTACTTGTAACGGTAGACAATTCTCCCACGAGTCAGGTCATAGGGCGAAAGCTCGACCGTGACCTTGTCACCGGGAAGAATACGAATCAGGTGCATCCGCATCTTGCCAGCCACGTGGGCAAGGACCGTATGGTTGTTCTCAAGCTCTACACGAAACATCGCATTGCTCAAGGCTTCCAGCACGGTTCCCTCTACCGAAATTGCTCCCTGTTTTACCATTGTCCTCCCGCCCTGGACTAATCCAGAAGCGTCAGTATTTTCGGGCCCTTCTCTGTGATGGCAACTGTGTGCTCCTCATGAGCAGAGAACTTCCCGTCAGCAGTTACCACCGTCCACTCGTCCTTCAGGGTGCGAACCCGGTCGGTCCCGGCATTGACCATCGGTTCAATGGCAAAGACCATCCCGGCTTCCAGAACCGGGCCGCGACCCGGAGGCCCGAAGTTCGGAATCTGGGGGTCCTCATGAAGGTTCTCCCCGATCCCGTGCCCCACCAGTTCTCTAACCACGGAAAAGCCATGAGCTTCCACGGTGATCTGAACTGCGTGAGAGATGTCTCCCACTCGCCGACCCGGATGGCACTGTTCAAGGCCTTTCTCCAGACTTCGGCGGGTCACTTCGACCAAACGGCGATTCTCCGGGCTTACGTCCCCCAGGAGAAAGGTCCGGGCTGAATCGGCCATGAATCCGTCCAGTTCAACCCCGACATCGATACTTACCAGATCCCCGTCCCGGAGCTTGCGATCGTCGGGGATCCCATGCACCACCGCCTCATTGACGGAGATGCAACTGTTCGCGGGAAAACCCATGTAACCCTTGAAGGCCGGGCGCGCGCCCGCGGCTTCAATCACTCCGCGAATCAGTTCATCCAACTCCCTGGTCCGGACACCAGCCGCCATGGCCTCGCCTGCGGCATTCAGGGAGCGCCGCAGGACTGTTCCCGCAACGTTCATCTTTTCGATCTGCTCTGGCGTCTTGCGTATTATCACATCAAGACTGCGCTGCGAAACGATCCCGAAGAATCGACAGGATGGCATCGCTCACCAGGTCCGCAGGCTGGGAACCATCGATTTCCACCACCTTGTCCCTGTCCCGGAAGTAATCGATAACGGGCGCCGTCTCGGCTTCAAAAACCTCCAGGCGCTGCCGAACCGTCTCAGGGCGGTCATCATCCCGCAGGTAGAAGGTGCCTTCACAAACCGGACAACTTCCTTCCTCCGACACTTCCTCACCCTCAGAGACCAGATCTCCGCCGCAAAAGATCTTCCCGCAGTCCCTGCAGGTTCTTCTTTCCGACAATCTCTGAATCACTTCTTCGGGACGAACCTGTATCAGGATTCCGAGATCCATGGCCAGTCCGGCCTCCTCAAGAATCCCGTCAAGTCCCTCCGCCTGGGCGAGAGTTCTCGGAAAACCATCCAGGATCCATCCGCCCTGACAGTCTTCCTTCATCAGCCTCTGGCGCATCATCTGCAGGATGATCTCATCGCTCAGAAGCTTTCCCGCCTCCATTACTTTCCTGGCAGCAAGCCCCAACTCGGAGCCTTCATCAATTTCCGAACGGAGGATGTCCCCGGTCGAAATATGGGCCAACTCGAGGCGATCCCTGACGAGTTGAGCCTGTGTTCCTTTTCCTGAACCCGGCGCTCCAAGAAAAACCAGATTCATTCTATCTCCTGCTCCTCAGCTTGCCCTTCTTCATGAATCCATCGTAGTGGCGCATGAAGAGGTGGCTTTCCACCTGCTGGAGAGTGTCAAGCATCACACCCACGACAATCAGCAGTCCCGTGCCACCAAAGTAGAAAGGCACCTTGAACTTGCTGATCATGATGTCCGGCAGGACGGCGATGAAGGCCAAAAAGATCGCGCCGGGAAGGGTAATGCGACTCAGGGAGCGGTCGATAA harbors:
- a CDS encoding adenylate kinase codes for the protein MNLVFLGAPGSGKGTQAQLVRDRLELAHISTGDILRSEIDEGSELGLAARKVMEAGKLLSDEIILQMMRQRLMKEDCQGGWILDGFPRTLAQAEGLDGILEEAGLAMDLGILIQVRPEEVIQRLSERRTCRDCGKIFCGGDLVSEGEEVSEEGSCPVCEGTFYLRDDDRPETVRQRLEVFEAETAPVIDYFRDRDKVVEIDGSQPADLVSDAILSILRDRFAAQS
- the rpsK gene encoding 30S ribosomal protein S11 produces the protein MAGPNRSSKKLKIDPVGVVHIKSSFNNTIITVTNRKGEVQAWASSGTAGFKGSRKSTPFAAQLAAEKVVREAMNAGLRSCEIHLKGPGPGREAAIRSVHATGIEVTGIRDKTSMPHNGCRPTKRRRN
- the infA gene encoding translation initiation factor IF-1, with translation MVKQGAISVEGTVLEALSNAMFRVELENNHTVLAHVAGKMRMHLIRILPGDKVTVELSPYDLTRGRIVYRYK
- the rpsM gene encoding 30S ribosomal protein S13, with translation MARIQGVDLPAQKRIVVALTYIFGVGRSTSESILSATGIDESIRVKDLTEEQNALLRDEINKPEYKTEGTLRTENSMSIKRLMDIGCYRGLRHRKGLPARGQRTKTNARTRKGPKARPGGKKK
- the rpmJ gene encoding 50S ribosomal protein L36; the encoded protein is MKVRASVKPICDSCKVIRRKGIVRIICKKNPRHKQRQG
- the map gene encoding type I methionyl aminopeptidase, translating into MIIRKTPEQIEKMNVAGTVLRRSLNAAGEAMAAGVRTRELDELIRGVIEAAGARPAFKGYMGFPANSCISVNEAVVHGIPDDRKLRDGDLVSIDVGVELDGFMADSARTFLLGDVSPENRRLVEVTRRSLEKGLEQCHPGRRVGDISHAVQITVEAHGFSVVRELVGHGIGENLHEDPQIPNFGPPGRGPVLEAGMVFAIEPMVNAGTDRVRTLKDEWTVVTADGKFSAHEEHTVAITEKGPKILTLLD